The proteins below come from a single Corynebacterium cystitidis genomic window:
- a CDS encoding MFS transporter, whose translation MAQPAQKQSLTIMIAAALAAFIATFNETFLNVGFTPMMADFGVDVSTIQWLATAYMLGAAVMTPTAGFFMRSFGTKPLFLATTSTLIIGGIITALAPNFGVMLVGRIFQSIGTGLLVPIGMMIALTVAPRPKLGTFMGIMGAMTTLGPSVAILVSGVILEFAHWRALCWSFTGLAVVVFIIGLFTVYNISENARARLDMTSVILVAIALIGLLYGISTIFGPAKLVATIAFVVGLMALWLFVKRQNNLDDPLINLAPLRIYPFTAGVLINIVALIIVFAMNILVPTHLQSVHGTTGLQASLVLFPAILLAVVFGPVAGQIYDKQGAKHLLPVGMALMAVFSVATAWAMGGSTLWLITVLYMPAIVGSAMTIGPVQSFALSTLPRELNPHGVTIFSTSFQIAGCIGVALSTGIYGAVIASGGGTDEAANNGMLWVGIVLFVMAVIATVLGWTGTRATVASPTVDDSADEVADTLVSTLMKRDIYHLHPNDTIRQALHLFVDKRISGVPLIEDGRLAGFVSDGDVLNAIGDSVPAFTTPYALLVHNDSEEFETDVARVLEARVSTIATPNVITVNVHDDLGQISTVLAEKHLKKAPVVNDHGSVVGIINRSDINRYLVTTYVVA comes from the coding sequence ATGGCACAACCAGCCCAAAAACAGTCCTTGACCATCATGATCGCCGCCGCGTTGGCAGCATTTATTGCAACGTTTAACGAGACTTTCCTGAACGTCGGCTTCACCCCAATGATGGCCGACTTCGGAGTTGACGTTTCTACCATCCAGTGGCTTGCCACCGCCTACATGCTGGGCGCGGCGGTGATGACACCGACAGCTGGGTTCTTCATGCGGAGCTTTGGCACTAAGCCACTGTTCCTGGCTACCACATCAACGCTGATCATCGGTGGCATTATTACTGCCTTGGCGCCAAATTTTGGGGTGATGCTGGTCGGTCGCATTTTCCAGTCCATCGGTACGGGCCTGCTGGTGCCGATTGGCATGATGATCGCCTTAACAGTGGCACCGCGTCCGAAGCTGGGCACCTTCATGGGCATCATGGGGGCGATGACCACCCTCGGCCCTTCGGTGGCCATCTTGGTGTCTGGGGTGATTCTTGAATTCGCGCACTGGCGCGCTCTGTGCTGGTCCTTTACGGGCCTGGCAGTGGTGGTATTCATCATTGGCTTGTTCACGGTGTACAACATTTCCGAGAATGCGCGGGCTCGCCTGGACATGACATCGGTGATCCTGGTGGCCATCGCCCTGATTGGCCTATTGTACGGAATCTCGACGATCTTCGGCCCGGCCAAGCTTGTGGCGACCATCGCGTTCGTTGTGGGGCTGATGGCTCTGTGGCTGTTTGTCAAGCGCCAGAACAATCTGGATGATCCGTTGATTAACCTCGCCCCACTGCGTATTTACCCGTTCACCGCCGGCGTACTGATCAATATTGTGGCGCTAATCATCGTCTTTGCGATGAACATCCTAGTGCCTACCCACCTGCAGTCGGTCCACGGCACTACAGGTTTGCAGGCGTCGCTCGTGCTGTTCCCGGCGATCCTTTTGGCTGTCGTCTTCGGCCCGGTCGCTGGACAGATTTATGACAAGCAAGGTGCGAAGCATCTCCTACCGGTCGGTATGGCGCTCATGGCGGTATTCTCTGTAGCTACCGCCTGGGCAATGGGCGGCAGCACGTTATGGCTGATTACTGTGCTTTACATGCCGGCGATTGTCGGCTCTGCAATGACGATCGGTCCTGTCCAGTCCTTCGCCCTTTCGACCTTGCCACGTGAACTCAATCCGCATGGCGTGACTATTTTCTCCACCTCGTTCCAGATCGCGGGTTGTATCGGTGTTGCGTTGTCTACTGGCATTTATGGCGCGGTGATCGCTTCTGGAGGTGGCACTGATGAGGCTGCGAACAATGGCATGCTGTGGGTGGGCATTGTACTGTTCGTTATGGCTGTCATCGCTACCGTGCTGGGGTGGACTGGGACTCGTGCGACTGTTGCTTCCCCGACCGTCGACGATTCGGCGGACGAGGTTGCAGATACTCTGGTGTCCACGCTGATGAAGAGAGATATTTACCACCTGCACCCCAATGACACGATCCGTCAAGCGTTGCACCTTTTCGTCGATAAGCGAATTTCTGGTGTGCCACTTATCGAGGACGGTCGCCTGGCAGGATTCGTTTCTGACGGCGATGTGCTCAACGCAATCGGAGATTCCGTCCCCGCGTTCACCACACCATATGCACTGTTAGTTCACAATGATTCGGAGGAGTTTGAAACCGACGTTGCGCGGGTTTTGGAGGCTCGCGTATCGACGATTGCCACCCCGAACGTGATCACTGTAAATGTGCACGATGATCTTGGGCAGATCTCGACAGTTCTCGCCGAGAAGCATCTGAAGAAGGCGCCCGTGGTCAACGATCACGGAAGTGTCGTGGGTATCATCAACCGTTCCGATATCAACCGCTACTTGGTCACCACCTACGTGGTTGCCTAA
- a CDS encoding pyruvate kinase, which yields MEKFVNELIPQLDSIIEDLQREAEAQQGAIGRVAKTHQHGATNLVHYTTLRAHDVRTLQAELSSLGATRLTTTEPAVMARLQAAHNVLDAYSGRALTYPAEALAGAFARSDDILEEHSDALFGPTSEDTHSRIMVTLPEEAAADPEMVREFAEAGMELARINCAHGDQDMWRAMIDNVHAAAEVVGREIRVSMDLAGPKVRTGDIEPGPAVIRARVTRDSAGQVIHPATLFLSEHGDPVPVAPETAGRPGVSLQVEGWWLSNLKIGSVITMRDSRGSKRRFTVREVREDGVVIAQGNKNAYIAASTLLQHNWERTRVWGVPAVEQKIRLYPGDTLILTTSQEPAQIVEGQPSTIGCTAPEAVKALEVGHEVLFDDGAIAAEVVDKRDNAGHCEAVLRITRAKENGTNLRAYKGINLPDTDIPLPSLTEEDLEAFEFVAHNAEIAAVSFIRTPEDVADVLETLERFAREAAETGHDALAERIRNLGIVLKIETIPAYQMLASVLLEGMRHPNLGIMIARGDLAVELGFERMVEVPRLISQMAEAAHVPVIMATQILEKMAKDGLPSRAEMTDVMYALRSECVMLNKGPHITDAIRILERASERLGHSQRKNRQLLRRISSWENAL from the coding sequence ATGGAAAAATTTGTCAACGAATTAATCCCCCAGCTCGACAGCATCATTGAAGATCTGCAGCGGGAAGCGGAGGCGCAGCAAGGGGCTATTGGCCGGGTTGCTAAGACGCATCAGCACGGTGCGACAAATCTCGTGCACTACACCACCTTGCGCGCCCACGACGTGCGCACTTTACAGGCCGAGCTGTCGTCGTTAGGCGCAACACGCTTAACGACGACTGAGCCGGCCGTCATGGCACGCCTGCAGGCAGCGCATAACGTGCTCGACGCGTACTCGGGCCGCGCGTTGACCTATCCTGCCGAGGCACTGGCGGGTGCGTTTGCCCGTTCCGACGACATCCTGGAGGAACACTCCGATGCCCTGTTCGGGCCGACTAGTGAGGACACTCATTCCCGCATCATGGTGACATTGCCGGAAGAAGCCGCCGCAGATCCGGAGATGGTGCGTGAATTTGCAGAAGCCGGGATGGAGTTGGCGCGGATCAACTGTGCCCACGGTGATCAAGATATGTGGCGCGCAATGATTGATAATGTGCACGCCGCCGCGGAAGTTGTCGGCCGCGAGATCCGTGTGTCTATGGACCTGGCGGGCCCGAAGGTGCGGACCGGGGACATTGAGCCTGGCCCTGCCGTGATCCGTGCGCGCGTCACCCGTGATAGCGCAGGCCAGGTTATTCACCCCGCTACTTTGTTCTTATCTGAGCACGGTGATCCGGTGCCGGTGGCCCCAGAGACCGCGGGTCGTCCGGGTGTGAGCCTGCAGGTTGAAGGGTGGTGGCTTAGCAACCTGAAGATTGGCTCAGTGATCACCATGCGCGATTCCCGTGGCTCCAAGCGTCGTTTCACCGTCCGAGAGGTGCGCGAAGACGGTGTGGTTATTGCGCAGGGAAACAAGAATGCCTATATCGCTGCCTCGACGTTGTTGCAGCATAACTGGGAGCGCACCCGCGTCTGGGGAGTGCCTGCCGTCGAGCAAAAGATCCGCCTGTACCCAGGCGACACCCTGATCCTCACAACCTCCCAGGAACCTGCTCAGATCGTAGAAGGCCAGCCATCTACTATCGGTTGTACCGCGCCAGAGGCAGTGAAAGCACTCGAGGTGGGACACGAGGTGCTTTTCGACGACGGCGCGATCGCGGCAGAGGTCGTCGATAAGCGTGACAACGCAGGCCACTGCGAAGCTGTCCTGCGCATTACCCGGGCCAAGGAAAACGGCACAAACCTGCGCGCGTATAAGGGAATCAACCTGCCGGATACGGACATTCCGCTGCCCAGCCTGACGGAGGAAGACCTAGAGGCGTTCGAATTCGTGGCGCACAACGCGGAGATCGCGGCGGTGTCTTTCATCCGCACCCCGGAAGATGTGGCTGATGTGCTGGAAACGTTGGAGCGTTTCGCGCGGGAGGCTGCGGAAACTGGCCACGATGCGTTGGCTGAACGCATCCGCAACCTGGGCATTGTGCTGAAAATTGAGACGATCCCGGCCTACCAAATGCTGGCCAGCGTGCTTTTAGAAGGCATGCGTCACCCGAATCTAGGCATCATGATCGCACGTGGTGACTTGGCGGTGGAGCTGGGCTTTGAGCGCATGGTGGAGGTACCGCGTCTGATTTCCCAGATGGCAGAAGCTGCCCACGTGCCGGTGATTATGGCTACCCAGATCTTGGAAAAGATGGCGAAGGACGGGCTGCCATCGCGGGCGGAGATGACCGACGTGATGTACGCGCTGCGCAGCGAATGCGTGATGTTAAATAAGGGCCCGCACATTACCGATGCGATCCGCATTCTGGAGAGGGCTTCCGAAAGGCTTGGCCACTCGCAGCGCAAGAACCGCCAGCTGCTGCGCCGTATTTCTAGTTGGGAGAATGCCCTGTGA
- a CDS encoding LCP family protein: MSRDFRSSDARDNDNYVLGRDGQPLVDRYGRPVRRRPRPQEPRQQEPRQQQLPPERPRQQLPPERPRQQPRQEYAPRHAPYEPRRHASTHHDVPLQVSERPSRSSSRVPRRRRRRPRRGCFSGCSSLLAIVLVLAVVVGLWADARLTRVDAFPDQPVGNTSGTNWLLVGSDSRQGLSEEDIARLGTGGEVGPSRTDTIMVLHIPTVGEATLVSIPRDSLVTIPGYGEDKINAAFAYGGPKLLSTTVEQETGLRIDHYMEIGMGGLAGIVDAIGGVEICVEEPIFDPLAALDVQPGCQNLDGATALGYVRTRATAQGDIDRVARQRQFFGALVGKLTSPVTFLNPIRMTSLLFSGTGMLIVGEGDHLWHLGRMALAMAGGVRAETVPVGGFMDTSVGNVVLWDEYAAEELFNSMR; the protein is encoded by the coding sequence ATGTCTAGGGACTTCCGCTCATCCGATGCCCGCGACAACGACAACTACGTCCTTGGTCGCGACGGACAACCGCTGGTCGACCGCTACGGTCGGCCCGTGCGCCGCCGCCCGCGCCCGCAGGAACCCCGGCAGCAGGAACCCCGGCAGCAGCAGCTGCCACCTGAACGTCCCCGGCAGCAGCTGCCACCTGAACGCCCCCGGCAGCAACCACGCCAAGAGTACGCGCCGCGCCACGCACCGTATGAACCACGCCGCCACGCATCTACTCATCATGATGTCCCCTTGCAGGTCTCGGAGCGGCCAAGTCGGTCGTCGTCACGCGTGCCCCGCCGCCGTCGCCGCCGACCACGGAGGGGTTGCTTCTCTGGGTGCAGCTCTCTGCTGGCTATCGTGCTTGTGCTCGCTGTTGTGGTGGGCCTGTGGGCGGACGCCCGCCTGACGCGTGTCGACGCCTTCCCCGACCAACCCGTTGGCAATACTTCCGGAACAAACTGGCTGCTGGTGGGTTCTGACTCACGCCAAGGTTTAAGCGAGGAAGACATAGCGCGCCTCGGCACCGGTGGTGAAGTGGGCCCGAGCCGCACCGACACCATCATGGTGCTACACATTCCCACCGTGGGCGAGGCCACGTTGGTGAGTATCCCTCGGGACTCTCTGGTGACCATCCCCGGCTACGGCGAAGACAAGATCAACGCCGCTTTTGCCTACGGCGGGCCGAAACTCCTGTCCACCACCGTGGAGCAAGAAACCGGCCTGCGGATCGACCACTACATGGAAATCGGCATGGGTGGACTTGCAGGCATCGTCGACGCCATCGGCGGGGTAGAAATCTGTGTAGAGGAGCCGATCTTTGATCCACTGGCCGCGCTGGATGTGCAGCCCGGCTGCCAAAACTTAGACGGCGCCACCGCGCTAGGTTATGTGCGCACCCGCGCCACCGCCCAAGGGGATATCGATCGCGTCGCGCGACAACGCCAGTTCTTCGGGGCGCTCGTCGGCAAGCTCACGTCACCTGTGACATTCCTCAACCCGATCCGCATGACCTCACTGCTCTTCAGCGGCACCGGCATGCTCATCGTCGGTGAAGGCGACCACCTCTGGCACCTAGGGCGCATGGCGCTGGCCATGGCGGGCGGGGTGCGCGCTGAGACCGTCCCGGTCGGTGGCTTCATGGACACGTCCGTGGGCAACGTGGTGCTCTGGGACGAATACGCCGCCGAGGAGCTGTTCAACTCGATGCGCTAA
- a CDS encoding CPBP family intramembrane glutamic endopeptidase — protein MVQVKRISIEILLVLTITFGMSGLRSVLRLIGALAAPEALNDQQVVLNDSASQMAWLDVGLQLASAATLFAWGGLALFLLGTGLPRPRLGDVGWACVLTAVIGIPGLGLYVAALQLGLSKEVVPTTDGVEIPLLLVWSAANAFGEEVVVVMWLISRLKQLRWPAWAAIGASSLLRGSYHLYQGVSAGFGNIVMGVVYGYFYHRTGRVWPLIIAHFLIDAVAFVGYLLLDLSWLGL, from the coding sequence GTGGTGCAGGTGAAGCGCATTTCCATCGAGATCCTTTTGGTTCTCACCATCACCTTTGGCATGAGCGGGCTGCGGTCGGTGCTCCGGCTGATCGGCGCGCTCGCCGCCCCAGAGGCACTCAATGACCAACAAGTGGTGCTCAATGATTCCGCCAGCCAGATGGCATGGCTTGATGTTGGGCTGCAGCTGGCCAGCGCCGCCACCCTTTTCGCGTGGGGCGGATTGGCACTGTTCCTGCTGGGCACCGGGCTGCCACGCCCACGCTTGGGCGACGTCGGGTGGGCATGCGTGCTGACCGCGGTGATCGGTATTCCTGGCTTAGGCCTGTACGTTGCAGCATTACAGCTGGGTTTGAGCAAAGAGGTAGTGCCCACCACCGACGGCGTGGAGATCCCTCTGCTTCTGGTGTGGAGTGCCGCCAACGCCTTCGGCGAAGAAGTCGTGGTTGTGATGTGGCTGATCAGCAGGCTGAAACAACTGCGGTGGCCGGCGTGGGCCGCTATCGGCGCCTCCAGCCTACTGCGCGGCTCCTACCACCTCTACCAGGGCGTTTCGGCCGGCTTTGGCAATATCGTCATGGGTGTGGTGTACGGCTACTTTTATCACCGCACTGGGCGCGTTTGGCCACTGATCATCGCACACTTCCTCATCGACGCCGTGGCGTTTGTCGGATATCTACTGCTTGATCTCAGCTGGCTAGGGTTGTAG
- a CDS encoding glycerophosphodiester phosphodiesterase family protein — protein MKIVAHRGYSGKYPELSPIAFEEALKLPIAGIECDVRLTRDGKVVVQHDKDVDRTSNGTGFVAEMDFAELRRLNIGTPEAPQQMMLFDELLEMLQDYPGKELFVETKHPTRFLGEIEEQVALRLRYAGLHEDPRISLISFAHGAIRRFTRLLPELDSYYLVDPRDKIFRLTQLFVCNPKGLGPSITQAKEQRKLVGLRGRPTYIWTVDDPADMLWCRDMGVEVMATNLPELALETVR, from the coding sequence ATGAAGATTGTTGCCCACCGCGGCTATTCCGGTAAGTACCCGGAGTTGTCGCCGATCGCTTTCGAGGAGGCGTTGAAGCTGCCCATCGCGGGCATTGAGTGTGATGTGCGGTTGACGCGCGACGGCAAGGTGGTTGTCCAGCACGACAAGGACGTGGACCGCACGTCTAACGGCACTGGCTTTGTGGCTGAGATGGATTTTGCGGAGCTGCGCCGGCTGAACATTGGCACCCCGGAGGCGCCGCAGCAGATGATGCTTTTCGACGAGCTGCTCGAGATGCTGCAAGACTACCCGGGTAAGGAACTGTTCGTGGAGACGAAGCACCCCACCCGGTTCCTCGGTGAGATTGAGGAACAGGTAGCCCTGCGTTTGCGCTATGCCGGTCTGCATGAAGATCCTCGTATTTCGTTGATTTCTTTTGCCCATGGCGCTATCCGACGCTTCACTAGGCTATTGCCGGAGTTGGACAGCTACTATTTGGTGGACCCGCGCGACAAGATTTTCCGGCTGACCCAGTTGTTCGTGTGTAACCCGAAGGGTTTGGGCCCGTCGATTACGCAGGCCAAAGAGCAGCGGAAGCTTGTGGGTCTGCGCGGTAGGCCGACCTATATCTGGACTGTGGATGATCCCGCCGACATGCTGTGGTGCCGGGATATGGGGGTGGAGGTGATGGCAACGAACCTGCCAGAGTTGGCGCTGGAGACAGTGCGCTAA
- a CDS encoding DUF5926 family protein: MAKKNRKKKEQLPEGMSRRQAKLAARAAEREALQKDPRPYKGLAAEADLVALQEFVPSAVAKVEVKGTPVNIATVLPGAGAAMVRSDDEGGDRFVALQAQKRSHNPGRDLAYALSWVLEANAGDSLESTVADGTQPAIMDLIAADAVLEITEHNDFNWWFANASGAPLEIQQALQRANEAIIPSTQVAKDLPGSIWWVNPGGGKAHIRWVRTEDNENQMLNALARIAARDGLNLGEGTKFAGAFRTHGLVVPVFDLDPTVDANSYDDALAALDKAIDAEYDNDAQLNADERKQLDNIKSRQVTI; this comes from the coding sequence ATGGCCAAAAAGAACCGTAAGAAGAAAGAACAGCTGCCTGAGGGTATGAGCCGCCGCCAGGCGAAGCTGGCCGCCCGTGCAGCTGAGCGCGAGGCGTTGCAGAAGGACCCACGCCCCTACAAGGGTCTGGCGGCTGAAGCTGACCTGGTAGCCCTGCAGGAGTTTGTTCCTTCTGCCGTGGCAAAGGTGGAGGTGAAGGGCACCCCTGTTAATATCGCCACTGTTTTGCCTGGTGCAGGTGCTGCGATGGTGCGTTCCGATGACGAGGGCGGCGACCGTTTCGTTGCGCTCCAAGCCCAGAAGCGCTCCCACAACCCGGGCCGGGACCTGGCTTACGCCCTGAGCTGGGTTCTTGAGGCCAATGCTGGCGATTCTTTGGAGTCCACCGTGGCCGACGGCACGCAGCCGGCGATCATGGACTTAATCGCAGCGGACGCGGTGCTGGAGATCACCGAACATAACGATTTCAACTGGTGGTTTGCTAACGCTTCTGGTGCTCCACTGGAGATTCAGCAAGCGCTGCAGCGGGCGAATGAGGCAATCATCCCGTCGACCCAGGTGGCCAAAGATCTACCCGGCTCCATTTGGTGGGTGAATCCAGGTGGAGGGAAGGCTCATATTCGTTGGGTACGCACCGAAGATAATGAAAATCAGATGCTCAACGCGCTGGCGCGTATCGCCGCCCGCGACGGGCTTAACCTGGGTGAGGGCACCAAGTTTGCTGGCGCGTTCCGCACCCACGGCCTGGTGGTCCCGGTATTCGACTTGGACCCAACCGTGGACGCCAACTCTTATGATGATGCCCTAGCAGCTTTGGACAAGGCGATCGACGCTGAGTACGACAACGATGCCCAGCTCAACGCTGACGAGCGGAAGCAGTTGGACAACATCAAATCCCGCCAGGTGACCATCTAA
- a CDS encoding L-lactate dehydrogenase: protein MKKLVGNKVVLIGAGDVGVAYAYALVNQGTVDHLAIIDIDEKKTEGNVMDLNHGVVWAPSATKVTAGTYADCEDASLVVICAGRGQRPGETRLELVEGNLKIMKSIVEEVMANDFGGIFLVASNPVDILTYGVWKYSGLPTERVIGSGTILDSARYRFMLGEMKDVSPMSVHAYIIGEHGDTELPVVSTATVGGIQLRRQVEEEPGYAEKIEKIFEETRDAAYTIIDAKGSTSYGIGMGLARITRAIVQNQGVALPVSVMLDGEYGEKDIYIGTTAIIDGNGVRRVVELDLNEHERELFKHSVDTLREIKDANF, encoded by the coding sequence ATGAAGAAGCTTGTTGGCAACAAAGTAGTACTGATTGGCGCAGGCGACGTGGGCGTTGCCTACGCATACGCACTGGTCAACCAGGGCACCGTTGACCACTTGGCCATCATCGACATCGACGAGAAGAAAACCGAAGGCAATGTGATGGACCTCAACCACGGCGTGGTGTGGGCACCATCGGCAACCAAAGTCACCGCCGGCACCTACGCTGACTGTGAAGACGCGTCCCTGGTAGTCATCTGCGCCGGCCGTGGCCAGCGCCCCGGCGAGACCCGCCTTGAGCTGGTTGAAGGCAACCTGAAGATCATGAAGTCTATCGTGGAGGAGGTCATGGCCAATGACTTCGGCGGTATCTTCCTCGTTGCCTCTAACCCGGTGGACATCCTGACCTACGGTGTGTGGAAGTACTCCGGCCTCCCCACTGAACGCGTGATTGGCTCGGGCACCATCCTGGACTCCGCACGCTACCGCTTCATGCTCGGTGAGATGAAGGACGTGTCTCCGATGTCGGTGCACGCCTACATTATTGGCGAGCATGGCGATACTGAGCTGCCCGTTGTGTCTACCGCGACCGTCGGCGGTATTCAACTGCGTCGCCAGGTGGAGGAGGAGCCGGGTTACGCGGAGAAGATTGAGAAGATCTTCGAGGAGACCCGCGATGCGGCCTACACCATCATTGATGCGAAGGGTTCCACCTCTTACGGCATCGGCATGGGCCTGGCACGCATTACGCGCGCGATTGTGCAGAACCAAGGTGTGGCCCTTCCAGTATCGGTCATGCTTGACGGCGAGTACGGTGAGAAGGATATCTACATTGGTACCACCGCGATCATCGACGGCAATGGTGTACGCCGCGTAGTGGAGCTCGACCTGAATGAGCATGAACGCGAGCTGTTTAAGCATTCGGTGGATACGTTGCGTGAGATTAAGGACGCGAACTTCTAA
- a CDS encoding alpha/beta-hydrolase family protein yields MSMTSRIATRVARGALTVAQFGIELYLDLTPGLRMRGTRRLPENMGSGILGAEAATWWAISPSLLPRKWWVIAANVAISQGFGHAVATGFRFLSRRVRRRLGRGPTIASLKKINAAMHTAMGMTTLVVALRAPQRHRTQVSLAWPTTRLTVRSAIAGTVLGTLGYGALLLTGEAIQNSVDRTNHELRRFLPPVVSWPVALIAVALAGFYAVDTMVLRRWLSRAYKRAQELNLQVMSGSARPTEAQRSGSRASLERWGNLGRQGRAVVAAGPRARDITLVMGGEATEPIRIYIGLNEDRSPEEQAELLLAEMDRTGAFNRRAIVMMTSAGTGWLNDFITSPFEFLHHGDCAVVSMQYSFMPSAVSYIADRTTPVSSSRVLISALCERLTLIDEHIRPKFYLAGESLGAYGIADSFDSVEDMLASIDGAIFTGAPGFTAMHGQLTKHRDKGSIERLPVIDGGKHIRFTATENHLNHDYAGQDYASQWEFPRVVFAQHASDPVVWWDWSLLWSQPDWLREVGSRGVPAPKAQELDVFEGLRWVPFITGWQVGLDQVNSLDFQPGHGHVYRDEIISYWCAVLDVEITPTQFRRIARWVRHDMKRVRDENVVIPEKLRRKLN; encoded by the coding sequence ATGAGCATGACTTCGCGGATCGCCACACGCGTCGCCCGCGGAGCGTTGACAGTAGCCCAGTTCGGAATCGAACTCTATCTCGACCTCACACCAGGACTGCGAATGCGCGGAACACGCAGGCTGCCAGAAAATATGGGCTCAGGAATCCTCGGGGCAGAAGCCGCAACATGGTGGGCTATCTCCCCGTCTCTCCTGCCACGAAAATGGTGGGTCATTGCAGCCAATGTGGCTATCAGCCAAGGTTTCGGCCATGCCGTGGCCACTGGTTTCCGTTTCCTTTCCCGCCGGGTGCGCCGCCGCCTTGGCCGTGGCCCCACCATCGCATCGCTGAAAAAGATCAACGCTGCGATGCACACCGCCATGGGCATGACCACCCTGGTTGTGGCCCTGCGCGCACCGCAGCGCCACCGCACACAGGTCAGCCTGGCCTGGCCGACGACCCGGCTGACTGTGCGCAGCGCCATAGCTGGAACAGTGCTAGGCACCCTGGGCTACGGGGCGCTTTTGCTCACCGGTGAAGCCATCCAAAACTCAGTTGACCGTACAAACCACGAACTGCGCCGCTTCCTCCCACCTGTGGTGAGCTGGCCGGTGGCGCTGATCGCCGTGGCACTGGCGGGATTTTATGCGGTGGACACAATGGTGCTGCGGCGCTGGCTCTCACGCGCCTACAAACGCGCCCAAGAACTAAATCTGCAGGTCATGTCTGGATCTGCACGCCCAACTGAAGCTCAGCGCTCTGGTTCACGCGCCTCGCTGGAACGTTGGGGCAACCTGGGCCGCCAGGGCCGGGCCGTAGTGGCCGCAGGCCCGCGTGCACGTGATATCACACTAGTAATGGGTGGTGAGGCGACCGAGCCGATCCGCATTTATATCGGTTTGAATGAAGACCGCTCCCCTGAGGAACAAGCCGAACTGCTTTTAGCAGAAATGGACCGCACCGGCGCTTTCAACCGCCGCGCCATCGTGATGATGACCTCAGCGGGCACCGGCTGGCTCAATGACTTCATCACCAGCCCTTTCGAGTTCCTCCACCACGGCGATTGCGCAGTAGTATCCATGCAGTATTCCTTCATGCCGTCTGCCGTGTCCTATATCGCGGATAGAACCACGCCGGTGTCGTCGTCACGCGTGCTCATTTCCGCCCTCTGCGAACGCCTTACGCTTATCGACGAGCACATCCGCCCCAAATTCTATCTAGCAGGTGAATCACTTGGGGCTTATGGCATCGCGGATTCCTTCGACAGTGTCGAAGACATGCTGGCCTCCATCGACGGCGCTATCTTCACCGGCGCGCCGGGTTTTACTGCGATGCATGGGCAGCTGACTAAACACCGCGACAAGGGCAGTATTGAGCGCCTGCCGGTGATTGACGGCGGCAAACATATTCGCTTTACCGCCACCGAGAACCATTTAAACCATGACTATGCAGGCCAGGACTACGCCAGTCAGTGGGAATTTCCCCGGGTGGTTTTCGCCCAACATGCTTCTGATCCGGTGGTGTGGTGGGATTGGTCGCTGCTGTGGAGCCAACCAGACTGGCTGCGCGAAGTTGGCTCCCGGGGTGTGCCTGCACCAAAGGCTCAGGAGCTTGATGTGTTTGAGGGCCTGCGCTGGGTGCCCTTCATTACTGGGTGGCAAGTCGGGCTTGACCAGGTAAATTCCCTGGATTTCCAGCCTGGACACGGGCATGTGTACCGCGATGAAATCATCTCCTACTGGTGTGCGGTACTCGATGTGGAAATCACCCCCACCCAGTTTCGGCGCATCGCCCGCTGGGTCCGCCACGATATGAAACGTGTGCGTGATGAAAATGTGGTTATTCCAGAAAAACTCCGTCGAAAGTTAAACTAG